The window GTTGCAAGTCTAGAGGAATTGGCTTGTGGGCTTGTGGGCTTGTGGGCTTGTGGGCTTGTGGGCTTGTGGGCTTGTACAGCAAGTTTACGAATTTACCCTCAACTTGAAAAACcgttgaattttaaaatatttggcTGGCAAATTGCCAAGTTTTCATCGATCTGGATACacaaacagaaatgaaaaatttattgggatgaaattgaaataagagGTGAGATGGGATGAGAAAGTCTTTCCCTTCTCTGCCTCACTCCACCCATagacaattttataaaatgtttctATTTAATtgttgtgtgtgttttttttttaataaatttatttacatgAATAAAtgtttacaaatttaattgagTAAGGAGATTGAGAGAAATTAGTGGTAATCtctatgtttttctttatttaattttgaacaaaTGCATATATTTATTCTTGATCGTTCTAAGTCCGAATATAGTATAGATTtgtatgtgtgtgtttttgttttcttcatatCGAATTTGATGTAAATTTGAGACAGCAATATTTCCGATAACATATCGCCATTTTAATCCGAtggaaaatgatgaaattcaATAATTGCAGATTACAAACGACGACGTGAGATAAGGAAACATGATACTGCCTACAGTTCCATTGGCCGGGAAACTCCAACACCGGAATTCAATTCGATCTCTGCAAATTGGACACCAAATTCGACGCAGCAAAAGCCGCGGAGCCGCCTACGACGGAGACCAGAGCTGCCGCAGCCTGCAACACAATTTCCCAAACACTGTCCTCCGGCACCAAATACACACACGAAGGCCCTAAAAGCAACAGCCCTAAGCTCAGGCTCAGCAGCGCCCCGGGAGTTCCCGGATCCGTCGCCGCCGATAAGATCCCCAGCTCCTCAGCCTTGGACAGAAGTCCTAATTTCTCAATCGACGATAGAGATAACCCAGCCTTCTCCGCCGCAGACAGCAGCCCGGCCTTCTCCGCTTTGCTCAGGAGCCTCAATTGCTCCACTCTTGTCAGTAGCTTAATCGGCGGCGATGTCGAAAGCGAGATGCTGCTCCTCGGCCCTTTCTCACCGAGAGGGAACACCGTGGAGTTTATCTGCAGAATTTGGGTCTTCAGTGTTGGCTTTACCAGAATTGAATACGAATTGACAataagttgaaaaagaaattgaccTTCTTGGAGCCGAGGGTTTTGAGAGCAGAAGAGGGAGGTTTCTCGGCGGCCATGGCGTGTACATGGAGAGGCGAGAAGGTAGaaggattttgattttttgactTCGTTTTGGGTGGATAAGAGTAGATGAATGAAGCCGCTCTGTTGCTGCTGGTTAATGATGCGATCTCCATAACTGCGAGTCTCTAACGGAGTGCGAAGAATGGTGATGGATAGAGCCAAATGGGAGAATTCTTTGAGGAATTTCGTTTTTGCCGGAGGCCCGTACCATGGGAATGAATGGAGCTAGTTGGATTAGTTTTCAGATTTGGATATTGGATTATCCACGCgtattctttttgttggtgCCACTTGGTTGGACtgcttttctctctcattctctcATCAAAGGGTGAAAAGTTCACCTATTTTgcataagggttgaggttgtgaagtcttatcacacgagtaaatgtttttttctaccatattttaagcttaggacaatccttagatgatatggtatgatactaaaatgagaaaacaacatttcagatcgagttaccaccctgtctcaaaggggaaaaaagttcctatgttaacacctacggaatttgagtgaaaaatggcccggaagcgaaagtgaaaaaaattcgtattttaaccatttatatgtgtaagattcttaaacttgagcgtttccttacagagtcgtcgaaaaacatcgaaagaaacaaaggtttttccgatagtgattcgggtgcctccacgagggtcttcccataagggttgaggttgtgaagtcttgtcgacacgagtaaatgttttttttcttccatattttaagcttaggataATCTTTAGTGGGTATGGTATGATgataaaacgagaaaacaacttttcagatcgagttaacgaccctgtcccaaaggggaaaaaagttcctatgttaacacctatggattttgggtgaaaaatggcccggaagcgaaagtgaaaaaaattcgtattttcaccatttatatgtgtaagactcttaaacttgagcgtttccttacagattcgtcgaaaaacatcgaaagaaacaaaggtttttcacatagtcattcgggtgcctccacgagggtcttttcgtaagggttgaggttgtgaagtcttttcgacacgagtaaatgttttttttcttccatattttaagcttaggacaatctttagtggatatggtatgatactaaaacgagaaaacaacttttcagatcgagttaacgaccctgtcccaatgggccaaaaagttcctatgttaacacctatggattttgggtgaaaaatggcccggaagcgaaagtgaaaaaaattcgtattttcaccatttatatgtgtaagactcttaaacttgagcgtttccttacagattcgtcgaaaaacatcgaaagaaacaaaggtttttcacatagtcattcgggtgcctccacgagggtcttttcgtaagggttgaggttgtgaagtcttttcgacacgagtaaatgttttttttcttccatattttaagcttaggacaatctttagtggatatggtaggATACTAAAGTTATAAAACTACTtctcagatcgagttaacgaccctatcttaaaggggaaaaaagttactatgttaacacctatggaatttgactgcaaaatggcccggaagagaaagtgaataagtttcgtgttttaacccaacatatgtgtaatattaatcaaacttgagcgttccatacagattcgttgaaaaagatcgaaagaaacaaaggtttttcacatagtcattcgggtgcctccacgagggtcttttcgtaatggttgaggttgtgaagtcttttcgacacgagtaaatgttttttttcttccatattttaagcttaggacaatctttagtggatatggtatgatactaaaacgagaaaacaacttttcagatcgagttaacgaccctgtctcaaaggggaaaaaagttcctatgttaacacatATGGTATTTGACtacaaaatggcccggaagcgaaagttaATAAGTTTTGTAATTTACCCAATCATATGTGTAAGATTTATAAcacttgagcgttccttataGATTGGTtaaaaaagatcgaaagaaacaaaagtttttcacatagtcattcgggtgcctccacgagggtcttttcgtaatggttgaggttgtgaagtcttttcgacacgagtaaatgttttttttcttccatattttaagcttaggacaatctttagtggatatggtatgatactaaaacgagaaaagaaCTTTTTTAGaccgagttaacgaccctgtcaaatttgaaaaaagttTCTATGTTAACAGCTATGGAATTTGACAGCAAAATGGTCTAGAAGCAAAAGTGAATAAGTTTTGCATTTTAGCCCAACATATATGTAAGATTCATAAAACTTGAGCGTTCCATACAGATTTGTTGAAAAAGATCGAtggaaacaaaggtttttcacataatgagTTGGGTGCCTCAATGAGGGTCTACTCGAAAGTGTTGAGGTTTTTAGGTCTTATCGACActagtaaatgttttttttcttccatattttaagcttaggagaAGCTTTAGTGGATATTCTATGAtactaaaacaagaaaacaacttttcagatcgagttaacgaccctgtctcaaaggggaaaaaagttcctatgttaacacctatggaatttgactgTAAAATgacccggaagcgaaagtgaatatgtttcgtattttaacccaacatatgtgtaagattcatcaaacttgagtgTACCATACAGATTCgttgaaaaagatcgaaagaacaaaggtttttcacataatgatttgggtGCCTCCATGAGAGNTAtgtttcgtattttaacccaacatatgtgtaagattcatcaaacttgagtgTACCATACAGATTCgttgaaaaagatcgaaagaacaaaggtttttcacataatgatttgggtGCCTCCATGAGAGTCTACGCaacagggttgaggttgtgaggtcttatcgacacgagtaaatcttttttttctaacatattttaagcttaggacaatctttagtggatatggtatgatactaaaacgagaaaacaacttttcagatcgagttaacgaccctgtcccaatgggccaaaaagttcctatgttaacacctatggattttggttgcaaaatggcccggaagcgaaagttaataagtttcgtattttaacccaacatatgtgtaagattcataaacttgagcgtttccttacagattcgtcgaaaaacatcgaaagaaacaaaggtttttcacatagtcattcgggtgcctccacgagggtcttttcgtaagggttgaggttgtgaagtcttttcgacacgagtaaatgttttttttcttccatattttaagcttaggacaatctttagtggatatggtatgatactaaaatgagaaaacaacttttcagatcgagttaacgaacctgtctcaaaggggaaaaaagttcctatgttaacacctatggaatttcattgcaaaatggcccggaagcgaaagttaataagtttcgtattttaacccaacatatgtgtaagattcatcaaacttgagcgcTCGTTACAGATTTGTATCAAAAGATCTAAAGAAACAAAGctttttcacataatgatttgtGTGTCTCCATTGGGGTTTATTcgacagggttgaggttgtgaggtcttaccgacacgagtaaatattttttcttccatattttaagcacAAGATAATATTTAGGGGATATGCTATGAtacaaaaatgagaaaacaacttttcagatcgagttaacgaccctgtctcaaaggggaaaaagttcctatgttaacacctatggaatttcaCTGCAAAATGGTCCAGAAGCAAAAGTGAataagtttcgtattttaacccaacatatgtgtaagattcgtCAAACTTGAGCGCTCCTAACAAATTGTTGCAAAATAtctaaagaaacaaaggtttttcacgaAATGATTTGGGTGACTCAATTGGTGTTTATTTgacagggttgaggttgtgaggttTTATCCACACGagtaaaggtttttttttcttccatgttttcagcttaggacaatctttagggGATATCCTATGATacaaaaacgagaaaacaacttttcagatcgagttaacgaccctgtcccaatgggccaaaaagttcctatgttaacacctatggattttgggtgaaaaatggcccggaagcgaaagtgaaaaaaattcgtattttcaccatttatatgtgtaagactcttaaacttgagcgtttccttacagattcgtcgaaaaacatcgaaagaaacaaaggtttttcacatagtcattcgggtgcctccacgagggtcttttcgtaagggttgaggttgtgaagtcttttcgacacgagtaaatgttttttttcttccatattttaagcttaggacaatctttagtggatatggtatgatactaaaacgagaaaacaacttttcagatcgagttaacgaccctgtctcaaatgggaaaaaagttcatatgttaacacctatggaatttcactgcaaaatggcccggaagcaaaagtgaataagtttcatattttaacccaacatatgtgtaagattcataAAACATGAACGCTCCTTACATATTTGTTGCAAATgatctaaagaaaaaaaggtttttcacataatgatttgggtGCCTCTATTGGGGTTTATTcgacagggttgaggttgtgaggtcttatccACACGAgtaaaggttttttttcttccatgtttTCAGCTTAGAACAATCTCTAGTGGATATGCTATGAtacaaaaatgagaaaacaacttttcagatcgagttaacgaccctgtctcgatggggaaaaaagttcctacgttaacacctatggaatttcaCTGCAAAATGGctcggaagcgaaagtgaataagtttcgtattttaacccaacatatgtgtacaattcatcaaacttgagcgcTCCTTACAGATTTGTTGAAAAAGATCTAaagaaacaatggtttttcacataatgatttgggtGCCTCCATTGGGGTTTATTTGatagggttgaggttgtgagtTATTaccgacacgagtaaatgtttttttcttccatgttttcagcttaggacaatctttagtggatttTCTATGAGACAAAAACGAGAAAATAACTTTTCAAATcaagttaacgaccctgtctcaaagggggaaaaagtttctatgttaacacctatggattttgactgcaaaatggcccggaagcgaaagtgaataagtttcgtattttaacccaacttatgtgtaagattcatcaaacttgagcgcTCCTTACAGATTTGTTGAAAAAGAtctaaagaaacaaagaattttcacataatgatttgggtGCCTCCATTGGGGTTTATTCGAAAGGGTTATGGTTTtgaggtcttatcgacacgagtaaaggttttgtttcttccatgttttcagctcaggacaatctttagttaATATGCTATGAtacaaaaatgagaaaataacttttcagatcgagctAACGACCCGATTTCAGAGGgaaaaaaagttcctatgttaagaCTTATGGAATTTCACTACAAAATGGCCCGAAAGCGAAAGTGAataagtttcgtattttaatCCAACATATGTGGAAGATTCATCATACATGTTCTCTCCTTAcagattttttgaaaaagatcTAAAGCAACAatggtttttcacataatatTTGGGTGCCTCTATTGGGGTTTATTCGATAGGtttgaggttgtgaggtcttatccACACGAgtaaaggttttttttcttatatgttttcagcttaggacaatctttagttgATATCCTATGATACAAAAAGGAGTAAACAaattttcagatcgagttaacgaccctgtctcaaatgggaaaaaagttcatatgttaacacctatggaatttcactccaaaatggcccggaagcgaaagtgaataagtttcgtattttaacccaacatatgtgTAAAATTCATCAACTTGAGCTCTCCTTACATATTTGTTGCAAATGAtctaaagaaacaaaggtttttcacctaATGATTTAGGTGCCTCAATTGGGATTTATTcgacagggttgaggttgtgaagtcatatcgacacgagtaaatatttttttcttccatattttaagcttaggacaatctttagtggatatggtatgatactaaaacgagaaaacaacttttcagatcgagttaacgaccctgtcccaatgggcaaaaaagttcctatgttaacacctatggattttgggtgaaaaatggcccggaagcgaaagtgaaaaaaattcgtattttcaccatttatatgtgtaagactcttaaacttgagcgtttccttacagattcgtcgaaaaacatcgaaagaaacaaaggtttttcacatagtcattcgggtgcctccacgagggtcttttcgtaagggttgaggttgtgaagtcttttcgacacgagtaaatgttttttttcttccatattttaagcttaggacaatccttagtggatatggtatgatactaaagcgagaaaacaacttttcagatcgagttaacgaccctgtctcaaaggggaaaaaagttcctatgttaacacctatggaattttggtccaaaatggcccggaagcgaaactgaaaaaaattcgtattttcaccaattatatgtgtaagattcttaatcttgagcgttccttacagattcgtcgaaaaaaatcgattgaaacaatggtttttcggatagtgattcgggtgcctccatgagggtcttttcataagggttgaggttgtgaagtcttatcgacacgagtaaatgttttttttcttccatattttaagcttaggacaatccttagtggatatggtatgatactaaagcgagaaaacaacttttcagatcgagttaacgaccctgtctcaaaggggaaaaaagttcctatgttaacacctatggaattttggtccaaaatggcccggaagcgaaactgaaaaaaattcgtattttcaccaattatatgtgtaagattcttaatcttgagcgttccttacagattcgtcgaaaaaaatcgattgaaacaatggtttttcggatagtgattcgggtgcctccatgagggtcttttcataagTTTGCGGCTGCGAAGTTGTGttgacacgagtaaatgtttttttttctttcatattttaagcgtaggacaatccttagtggatatggtatgatactaaagcgagaaaacaacttttcagatcgagttaacgaccctgtctcaaaggggaaaaaagttcctatgttaacacctatggaattttggtCCATAATGGCCCGAAaacgaaagtgaaaaaaatttgtattttaaccaattatatgtgtaagattcttaaacttgagaattccttacagattcgtggAAAAAAATCGAatgaaacaaaggttttttcacatagtcattcgggtgcctccacgagggtcttttcgtaagggttgaggttgtgaagtcttttcgacacgagtaaatgttttttttcttccatattttaagcttaggacaatctttagtggatatggtatgatactaaaacgagaaaacaacttttcagatcgagttaacgaccctgtcccaatgggcca is drawn from Cucurbita pepo subsp. pepo cultivar mu-cu-16 chromosome LG09, ASM280686v2, whole genome shotgun sequence and contains these coding sequences:
- the LOC111801557 gene encoding uncharacterized protein LOC111801557, which produces MEIASLTSSNRAASFIYSYPPKTKSKNQNPSTFSPLHVHAMAAEKPPSSALKTLGSKKINSTVFPLGEKGPRSSISLSTSPPIKLLTRVEQLRLLSKAEKAGLLSAAEKAGLSLSSIEKLGLLSKAEELGILSAATDPGTPGALLSLSLGLLLLGPSCVYLVPEDSVWEIVLQAAAALVSVVGGSAAFAASNLVSNLQRSN